One stretch of Monomorium pharaonis isolate MP-MQ-018 chromosome 10, ASM1337386v2, whole genome shotgun sequence DNA includes these proteins:
- the LOC105835691 gene encoding 40S ribosomal protein S11 has translation MADQSERAFQKQPTIFLNRKKGLGPKRRKPMRYSRNVGLGFKTPREALEGTYIDKKCPFTGNVSIRGRILTGVVQKMKMQRTIVIRRDYLHYIRKYNRFEKRHRNMSVHLSPCFRDVEIGDVVTIGECRPLSKTVRFNVLKVSKGTGSKKSFKKF, from the exons ATGGCTGATCAG AGCGAGCGCGCCTTCCAGAAACAACCTACAATCTTTCTTAACCGTAAGAAAGGTTTGGGCCCAAAGCGTAGGAAGCCTATGAGATATAGCCGCAATGTCGGGCTCGGTTTCAAAACACCTCGTGAA GCTCTCGAGGGAACCTATATTGATAAGAAATGCCCATTCACTGGCAATGTATCGATTAGAGGACGTATCCTGACTGGTGTTGTACAAAAGATGAAGATGCAACGTACTATAGTTATCCGCAGGGATTATTTGCATTACATTAGGAAGTATAACCGTTTTGAAAAGCGTCATCGCAATATGAGCGTCCACCTTAGTCCTTGCTTCAG AGATGTAGAAATTGGTGACGTAGTCACTATTGGAGAATGCAGACCTTTGAGCAAGACAGTAAGATTTAATGTATTGAAGGTTTCGAAAGGAACAGGATCAAAGAAAAGTTTCAAGAAGTTCTAA
- the LOC105833955 gene encoding lysM and putative peptidoglycan-binding domain-containing protein 3 has product MPQKLVNSMFEQQKSVRQMIHLRGRESSPHYVFLHSDDESSTDEENISLQTIKRPTSLRRKIQVINVQIKPEDTLQALALRYRCTISELKRINKIDKENEIYAKPYIKVPVQPFSILTEASPENSQDDNAVVISQQCQKETPVRTEEQLIDLGATSMSMESSNTEINTIILNSVCEPLSSYNSANIPENFHTEHDMLLSDNTENAEAAESCETDIFKCSGDNWGLSWMQLLVFSLLLSFAGPIIYILYIAEYSVKTNITVSN; this is encoded by the exons ATGCCGCAAAAATTAGTGAATTCAATGTTCGAGCAACAGAAAAGCGTTAG ACAGATGATCCATTTGCGTGGAAGGGAAAGTTCCCCGCATTATGTGTTTTTACATTCGGATGACGAAAGTAGCACGGATGAGGAAAACATCTCTCTACAAACTATCAAACGACCTACGTCATTACGTCGAAAAATTCAGGTGATCAACGTGCAAATAAAACCTGAGGATACATTGCAGGCATTGGCTCTTCGATATAGATGTACA atatctgaattgaaaagaattaataaaattgacaaagaGAATGAAATATATGCGAAGCCTTATATTAAGGTTCCCGTACAACCATTCTCTATTTTAACCGAGGCGTCACCTGAAAACAGTCAAGACGATAATGCTGTTGTTATATCTCAGCAATGTCAGAAGGAAACACCTGTGAGAACAGAAGAGCAATTGATAGACTTGGGCGCCACATCGATGAGCATGGAGTCTTCGAACACAGAAATCAATACAATCATACTGAATTCAGTATGTGAACCTTTATCCTCCTACAACAGTGCCAATATCCCTGAAAATTTTCACACAGAGCACGATATGTTGCTTAGCGATAATACTGAAAATGCAGAGGCAGCTGAATCCTGTGAAACAGACATCTTCAAATGTTCTGGCGATAATTGGGGACTGTCCTGGATGCAACTGCTTGTTTTCTCGTTACTATTAAGTTTCGCAGGAcccattatatatatactttatatagcAGAGTATTCAGTCAAAACGAATATAACCGTAAGTAATTGA